The sequence CTGCACTCAATTCAACCTCCTGCGCGTTGCGTCAGGGCCGCTTGCGGAACAGCAGCGTCATGCGGTCGCTTTCACCAATCGCTTTCAGCTTCGCCTTTTCGGCATCATCCTTGGCGCCATCCATCGCCGGCGGCAGTGTCCACACGCCTTCCGGCCAATTCGCCGGATCCTTCGGATTGGCATTGGCCTCGCTTTTGCCGACGAAGGTGAAGCCATTCACTTCCATGAACTTGATCACGTCGGCCTCGCGCAGATACCCCTTGTTGCCGTCGGTAAAGGCATAGGGCGCATCGGGCTTGGCCCGGTGCTGCTCGATCCCGATCATGCCATCGGGCTTGAGCAACTCGCGCATCTGCTTGATCTCGTGATCGGCCAGATTCCAGCGCAGCAGGTTGTGCATCATGCGCATCACCAGAATACGGTCGAATGTGCCCTTCTCGCCCTCGGGAACGGTATCAAGGGCAAAGGCGGAAAAGCGGTCGGCAGGCTGGTTCGACCATCCGGCGACCTCGGCAGGATACTTGGTCACGCTTTCGCGGATCCCGGCCTTCATCTTTTCACCGAACACGGCCGGCGTGGGATCAAAGAACAGCCCGACCAGCTTGCCCTTTGGGCCAAGGTAGAGCCCCAGCAGGCGCGAATACCAGCCGCCGCCGGGCGCATATTCACCGACCTTCATCGCCGGTCCCACCTGGAAGAACGCCAGCGTCTCGTCCGGACGGCGATACTGGTCGCGCGCACGGTCGGTCGCGCGCAAGGGATCCGCCACGGCCTTGGCAAGCGCCGGATCGATCACCGCCTTCACGGTCATGTCGTGTCCCTCATGCTGGGCGGCAGCGGGACCTGCGAAACCCAATCCTGCAATCAGGGCAAGCGTGGCTAGGCTGGCTTTACGCATCGAGGGGATTCTCCTTCGGGCCGATGACAAGCGGGGTGCGCCTGCCTATCTTGGCGACATACAAGGAGAATAAGACGCATGAGCGAACAAGCAACGGCCATTCTCGCCGGCGGATGCTTCTGGTGCACCGAAGCGGTGTTCCGGGACGTGATTGGCGTGGCACAGGTCGAAAGCGGCTATCTTGGCGGATCGACCATCAACCCGACCTACAAGCAGGTCTGCTCGGGCACGACAGGCCATGCCGAGGCAATCCGCGTCACCTTCGATCCCGATGTGGTCAGCTATGGCCAGATCCTCGACATGTTCTTTGCCACGCACGATCCCACCCAGCTCAACCGGCAGGGCGGCGATGTCGGCACGCAGTACCGCTCAGCCCTGTTCCCGCTGGACGAAGAACAGAAGGCCGAGGCCGACGCGGCCA is a genomic window of Novosphingobium sp. MMS21-SN21R containing:
- the msrA gene encoding peptide-methionine (S)-S-oxide reductase MsrA; this translates as MSEQATAILAGGCFWCTEAVFRDVIGVAQVESGYLGGSTINPTYKQVCSGTTGHAEAIRVTFDPDVVSYGQILDMFFATHDPTQLNRQGGDVGTQYRSALFPLDEEQKAEADAAITRNQANWPQPIVTTIEGAATWYPAEDYHQEYWEGEGQRNPYCLAVIPPKLMKLRKSFADKVKA
- a CDS encoding methyltransferase — protein: MRKASLATLALIAGLGFAGPAAAQHEGHDMTVKAVIDPALAKAVADPLRATDRARDQYRRPDETLAFFQVGPAMKVGEYAPGGGWYSRLLGLYLGPKGKLVGLFFDPTPAVFGEKMKAGIRESVTKYPAEVAGWSNQPADRFSAFALDTVPEGEKGTFDRILVMRMMHNLLRWNLADHEIKQMRELLKPDGMIGIEQHRAKPDAPYAFTDGNKGYLREADVIKFMEVNGFTFVGKSEANANPKDPANWPEGVWTLPPAMDGAKDDAEKAKLKAIGESDRMTLLFRKRP